Proteins from one Deltaproteobacteria bacterium genomic window:
- a CDS encoding acyl--CoA ligase, producing MTHTPNTIASLFETSVSKNGSSPIIIFDDGSSLSYSEAGVLAKDVAGRLQAAGIMKGDRVVSISRASAEAAVVFWASALAGAVFVPVDYALSTDALPAIIKRAGPKIIFLGRESTRSEEPAGIETISYGPESDPRLKSFSAWLDEGGKDYRAGPVSPEDDAAILFTSGTSGLPKGVVLSNAALCGSGRLVSEVYGWTGKDRILCTGDFHTMSGLRNPCVAALRAGSSFIIAPENVRKNAAAASELMEKTGTTVLCTVPAFLAQFVLFPERVSSHFVKELRLVMCTGSSLPESMAEKFEMLFGRPVLNYYGLTETAGFCIGVPPGRELDFRGTIGIPAGCATKIIASGGREAAEGETGELFIKTENLMSGYFGEPEATAEVVKDGWYKTADLCRTRPDGSIELIGRADDAFKDARGELVHPAQIERAIESSPLVIEAAVCALGAEGGRPVIEAFVVPRNPSGEKRKITEELKRHCLAVLGHNRTPADFRLVDSLPRGTNGKLLRRKLKEACL from the coding sequence TTGACGCACACGCCGAATACGATAGCTTCTCTTTTCGAGACGTCCGTTTCCAAAAACGGGTCCTCGCCCATTATAATTTTTGACGACGGCAGCAGCTTAAGCTACTCGGAGGCAGGCGTCCTCGCGAAAGACGTTGCCGGCCGGCTTCAGGCCGCTGGCATCATGAAAGGAGACCGGGTAGTCTCCATATCGCGAGCCTCGGCTGAAGCAGCGGTCGTATTCTGGGCCTCGGCGCTCGCAGGAGCGGTCTTCGTCCCGGTCGACTACGCGCTTTCCACGGATGCCCTCCCCGCGATCATAAAAAGAGCAGGGCCTAAAATTATTTTCCTTGGCCGAGAGAGCACGAGGTCTGAAGAGCCCGCCGGCATCGAGACCATATCATACGGCCCTGAATCTGATCCGCGGCTTAAATCATTCTCCGCCTGGCTTGATGAGGGCGGCAAAGACTACCGGGCCGGTCCGGTCTCGCCTGAAGACGATGCGGCAATCCTTTTCACGTCCGGGACTTCCGGGCTTCCAAAAGGCGTAGTGCTGTCGAACGCCGCCCTTTGCGGAAGCGGCCGCCTCGTCTCAGAGGTCTACGGATGGACGGGAAAGGACAGGATCCTCTGCACGGGCGATTTCCACACCATGAGCGGACTCCGAAACCCGTGCGTGGCGGCGCTCCGGGCCGGCTCGTCATTCATAATAGCGCCTGAGAATGTGAGAAAGAACGCCGCTGCCGCCTCCGAACTCATGGAGAAAACCGGCACAACCGTTCTGTGCACTGTCCCGGCCTTTCTCGCCCAGTTCGTACTCTTTCCCGAAAGGGTTTCAAGCCATTTCGTCAAAGAATTGAGGCTTGTCATGTGCACCGGCTCGAGCCTGCCCGAATCCATGGCTGAAAAATTTGAAATGCTTTTTGGCAGGCCCGTGCTCAATTATTACGGCCTCACCGAGACGGCAGGCTTCTGCATAGGCGTCCCTCCGGGCAGGGAACTGGATTTCAGGGGCACCATAGGGATACCTGCCGGGTGCGCGACGAAAATAATCGCCTCTGGAGGAAGGGAAGCTGCAGAGGGCGAAACCGGAGAGCTTTTCATAAAAACGGAGAACCTCATGAGCGGCTACTTCGGGGAACCCGAGGCCACTGCGGAAGTGGTCAAGGACGGCTGGTACAAAACGGCGGACCTCTGCCGCACGCGCCCTGACGGCTCCATCGAGCTTATCGGAAGAGCCGACGACGCCTTCAAGGACGCACGGGGAGAGCTTGTCCACCCGGCCCAGATCGAGCGCGCCATCGAATCCTCTCCCCTTGTCATCGAAGCCGCTGTCTGCGCCCTGGGCGCTGAAGGGGGCCGTCCCGTGATTGAGGCTTTTGTCGTGCCAAGAAACCCGAGCGGGGAGAAAAGAAAAATCACAGAGGAACTTAAAAGGCACTGCCTTGCGGTCCTCGGACATAATAGGACGCCGGCGGACTTCAGGCTCGTTGATTCGCTTCCGCGCGGCACAAACGGAAAATTGCTCAGAAGAAAATTGAAAGAGGCTTGTTTATGA
- the cas1 gene encoding CRISPR-associated endonuclease Cas1 codes for MAQQEEVVNMDESGLRATDAPPEDAPVMGVRYLHNYVYCPRLFYYQWVENIFVESADTVAGGSKHRQVDKPSRVDGREGFEAPEGATLRSLRLESGSLGLAGVIDIIEGGQEGCQIIDYKRGSARRDESGELIPKDPDAVQVAAYTLLAREHGLHVSGAAIYYAGDRRRVPVTLSEDALARVPRLVQEARAVAASTVCPPPLENDARCQYCSAYPVCLPGESLYWSGSCEEPKLAHPPVVDGDEGEVIVAQDARAFLSKKGDQLHVALDGNVISKHPLRQVRAVYLFGAVQMSAQLVHACLDEGKDVAYFAPSGRFLGLLRGLPASGIDARIGQYRLFQDENTCLTLAKEVVRAKIHNQRVLLMRNGNVSDQAIEELRSLRDRTLDARDIGTVLGLEGRAAAVYFEGFSSMLKENKLSDFSFSERNKRPPKDPVNALLSLAYSMLAKELTGVCHSVGLDPFLGFYHKPRYGRPALALDLMEEFRPLTADSIVLSLINRGEVAPSDFLFSSHGCNLNEHGRRAFWQGWFRRLNDEVTHPVFRYRMSYRRMFEVQARQLWRFLRGEAKTYTGFTTR; via the coding sequence ATGGCGCAGCAAGAGGAAGTCGTAAATATGGACGAGTCCGGACTTCGCGCAACCGATGCTCCGCCCGAAGACGCTCCCGTCATGGGCGTGCGATATTTGCATAACTACGTCTATTGCCCGAGGCTCTTCTACTACCAGTGGGTTGAGAATATCTTCGTGGAAAGCGCCGATACCGTGGCAGGCGGCTCCAAGCACCGGCAAGTGGATAAGCCCTCGCGCGTGGATGGACGTGAAGGTTTCGAGGCTCCTGAGGGGGCTACTCTCCGCAGTCTGCGTCTTGAAAGCGGCTCGCTCGGCCTTGCGGGAGTGATAGATATAATCGAGGGCGGGCAGGAAGGCTGCCAGATTATCGACTACAAGCGCGGTTCTGCCCGAAGGGATGAATCAGGAGAACTCATCCCAAAGGACCCTGACGCTGTCCAGGTTGCAGCCTATACGCTCTTGGCCCGTGAACACGGCCTGCACGTTTCCGGCGCGGCCATTTACTATGCCGGAGACCGCCGCCGCGTCCCGGTAACATTATCAGAAGACGCGCTCGCACGTGTGCCCCGGCTCGTTCAAGAGGCACGCGCCGTTGCCGCATCCACGGTCTGTCCGCCGCCGCTTGAAAACGATGCGCGATGCCAGTATTGTTCTGCTTACCCTGTCTGCCTGCCCGGCGAGTCTCTCTACTGGTCCGGCTCGTGTGAGGAGCCCAAGCTCGCTCACCCTCCGGTCGTAGATGGCGACGAAGGCGAGGTAATAGTGGCGCAGGACGCCAGGGCATTTCTTTCAAAAAAAGGGGACCAGCTCCATGTTGCTCTCGATGGAAATGTGATATCAAAACATCCTCTAAGGCAGGTGCGCGCCGTATATCTTTTCGGGGCGGTGCAGATGAGCGCACAACTTGTGCATGCATGTCTCGACGAAGGCAAAGACGTTGCCTATTTCGCTCCCTCCGGGCGCTTTCTCGGGCTTCTTCGCGGACTTCCGGCCTCAGGCATCGATGCGCGCATCGGCCAGTATCGTCTTTTTCAGGATGAAAACACTTGTCTAACGCTCGCCAAAGAGGTCGTCAGGGCGAAAATCCACAACCAGCGGGTCCTTCTCATGCGCAACGGCAACGTTTCCGACCAGGCTATCGAGGAATTACGATCTCTACGCGATAGAACCCTTGATGCGCGGGACATCGGGACGGTCCTGGGACTTGAGGGCCGGGCTGCTGCGGTCTACTTCGAGGGTTTCAGCTCTATGCTCAAGGAAAATAAGCTGTCGGATTTCTCATTTTCCGAGCGAAATAAGCGACCGCCGAAAGACCCGGTGAATGCCCTTCTTTCACTGGCGTATTCCATGCTGGCAAAGGAACTGACCGGCGTATGCCACTCTGTCGGATTGGACCCTTTCTTGGGGTTCTATCACAAGCCCCGCTATGGCAGACCCGCGCTTGCCCTGGATCTCATGGAGGAGTTCCGCCCGCTTACCGCCGACAGCATCGTCTTATCGTTAATCAACCGTGGCGAGGTGGCGCCCTCGGATTTTCTGTTTTCCTCTCACGGGTGCAATCTCAACGAGCACGGACGTCGGGCGTTCTGGCAGGGATGGTTTCGACGGCTCAATGACGAGGTTACACACCCGGTATTCCGCTATCGGATGAGCTACCGCCGCATGTTCGAGGTCCAAGCCAGGCAACTTTGGAGATTTCTGCGGGGAGAAGCAAAAACCTACACAGGTTTCACAACACGATAG
- a CDS encoding class I SAM-dependent methyltransferase, translating to MRILDLGCGRRKLPGSTGIDASTSSEADIIHDLNRFPYPFDDSEFDGIVCRHILEHLDDIPRVMRELHRILKPSGTLSIITPHFSCDNSYTDPTHKHHFSVRSFDYFIMGKRLAQDIYTEALFEEKISKLVFSDIYRRGAFNINMHRCLGLEWIVNRYPRLYEKYFAFIFPSNEIIKELEAIKGCCKKG from the coding sequence ATGAGAATACTCGACCTTGGCTGCGGCAGAAGAAAGCTGCCGGGAAGCACCGGCATAGACGCGAGCACTTCAAGCGAGGCGGATATCATACACGACCTCAACAGGTTTCCTTATCCGTTCGATGATTCGGAGTTTGACGGGATAGTTTGCAGGCATATTCTCGAGCACCTCGATGACATACCTCGGGTCATGAGGGAGCTACACAGAATACTTAAGCCTTCGGGGACCCTTAGCATTATAACCCCTCATTTTTCCTGCGATAATTCATACACCGACCCGACCCATAAGCACCATTTCTCTGTCCGCTCATTTGATTACTTCATCATGGGAAAAAGGCTTGCGCAAGATATCTATACGGAAGCCCTTTTCGAAGAGAAAATAAGCAAACTCGTCTTCAGCGATATATATAGGAGAGGCGCTTTCAATATCAATATGCACAGGTGCCTGGGGCTGGAATGGATTGTGAACAGATACCCCCGCTTATACGAGAAATACTTCGCCTTCATCTTCCCAAGCAATGAAATCATAAAGGAACTGGAAGCAATAAAAGGCTGCTGCAAGAAGGGCTAG
- a CDS encoding universal stress protein — protein MKILFCHDGSENAQKALDKTLELFKLAKPEIILLTVVEGTADASMENEEIFERQRSEGQDFLMRTAKYIIGKGFDVDAILATGDPRKMILEAETNKKPDIMVVSKRGGGILEDMVLGSVSAYVVRHAKCAVLVFHA, from the coding sequence ATGAAGATACTCTTTTGCCATGACGGCTCTGAAAACGCCCAGAAGGCGCTGGATAAGACCCTGGAGCTTTTCAAGCTGGCCAAGCCGGAGATAATCCTCCTGACCGTAGTCGAGGGGACAGCCGACGCCAGCATGGAAAACGAGGAGATATTCGAGAGGCAGCGCTCGGAGGGGCAGGATTTCCTGATGCGCACGGCCAAGTACATAATCGGCAAGGGGTTCGACGTGGACGCCATACTCGCCACGGGCGACCCGAGAAAGATGATACTCGAGGCCGAAACTAACAAGAAGCCCGACATAATGGTAGTCTCGAAGCGGGGCGGAGGCATCCTTGAGGACATGGTGCTCGGTAGCGTCAGCGCCTATGTCGTGCGCCACGCGAAATGCGCGGTGCTGGTATTCCATGCCTAG
- a CDS encoding HYR domain-containing protein yields MRTRLKIFCLAAFLCVFADMPANAASSSENFVLEKGEVTGGGGSSSSDTFSTTTVLGQTFPSGSMESPEFKMDFGLMMDTVPPVLTCPADLSVLLNTPASDPAVAGFLSGAVATDDIDASVPVAHSAVPDVLSPVGTTTVSFTATDAAGNSSSCSAGIKVVYAFGGFLPPIDQDRPFKLGNTIPVKFRLMEAHGDMTSTASAAISLQKYSETGPVDDPLDGTEAGADNGNMFRYDEDDGQYVFNLGTRGLTQGSWQVSVSLDDGTTHAVVIFIK; encoded by the coding sequence ATGAGAACCCGTTTAAAGATATTCTGTCTCGCGGCTTTTTTATGCGTTTTCGCTGATATGCCCGCGAACGCGGCGTCGTCGAGCGAGAACTTCGTACTTGAAAAGGGCGAAGTTACCGGAGGCGGCGGAAGCTCGTCTTCCGATACCTTCTCAACTACGACCGTCCTCGGCCAGACATTCCCGTCGGGCAGCATGGAAAGCCCAGAGTTCAAAATGGATTTCGGCCTCATGATGGATACGGTCCCTCCCGTGCTGACATGCCCGGCCGATTTAAGCGTGCTCTTGAATACCCCTGCTTCCGACCCGGCTGTGGCAGGGTTCCTTTCCGGAGCGGTAGCTACGGATGATATCGACGCAAGCGTTCCTGTCGCGCACAGCGCTGTTCCTGACGTATTAAGTCCGGTTGGCACGACGACGGTCTCATTCACCGCAACCGATGCCGCGGGCAATTCCTCATCATGCTCGGCGGGAATCAAGGTCGTTTACGCGTTCGGCGGGTTTTTGCCTCCGATTGACCAGGACAGGCCTTTCAAGCTCGGCAATACCATACCTGTGAAATTCCGGCTCATGGAAGCGCATGGAGACATGACCTCCACCGCTAGCGCCGCCATTTCCCTCCAGAAATATTCTGAAACCGGTCCGGTCGACGACCCGCTAGACGGTACAGAGGCAGGCGCTGATAACGGTAATATGTTCAGGTACGACGAAGACGATGGGCAATACGTTTTCAACCTTGGCACCAGGGGGCTTACGCAGGGCTCTTGGCAGGTCAGCGTAAGCCTCGACGACGGCACAACCCATGCCGTCGTCATATTTATCAAATAA
- the cas2 gene encoding CRISPR-associated endonuclease Cas2, whose protein sequence is MSRKHYLITYDICDPKRLRNVARIMEGYGYRLQFSVFQCPLDDLRLEQLKADIVPAINSDEDQVLIVCLGPESEQTVRRFDSVGRPYRSAMRLTII, encoded by the coding sequence ATGAGCAGAAAGCACTATCTCATAACATATGACATCTGCGACCCTAAGCGGCTTCGGAATGTTGCGCGCATCATGGAGGGTTATGGTTATCGCCTTCAATTTTCGGTTTTTCAATGCCCGCTTGACGACCTGCGTCTCGAGCAGCTTAAAGCGGATATCGTCCCTGCGATCAATTCCGATGAAGACCAGGTCTTGATCGTGTGCCTCGGGCCCGAAAGTGAGCAGACAGTTAGGCGCTTCGACAGTGTTGGGAGGCCGTACAGGAGCGCCATGAGGCTTACAATCATATGA
- a CDS encoding SPASM domain-containing protein has protein sequence MSLRSRNGWAELFELKRTAEPHVHQIEPTNSCPYSCVMCPRPSRMEREVGFMDFSLYQKIIDEISGFSEPVRAKEIELFHFGESLLHPRVHDMAGYASGKGLKTTLSVNAPELTPTVLDKLVENRPFRIIVSFDGYDEESYRTIRGKSADYVKATENIANIARLLNGNSGLGGVNIALRIIRLNANDRRIEEFRREWEDKGVPVEVREFFPWTEKELVPLGEVKKYPPFMPCPFPWQYLVVQWDGTVVPCCRDYNSANVMGNAAVSTLKDIWNGEIYSGLREQHRTGEYGTNSFCKGCMDIFYTEG, from the coding sequence GTGTCACTTAGAAGTAGAAACGGCTGGGCCGAGCTTTTTGAGCTCAAAAGGACCGCCGAGCCGCATGTGCATCAGATAGAGCCCACGAACAGCTGTCCCTATTCCTGTGTCATGTGCCCAAGGCCTTCCCGCATGGAGCGCGAGGTCGGGTTCATGGACTTCTCCCTTTATCAGAAGATAATAGATGAAATTTCCGGCTTCTCAGAGCCCGTAAGGGCAAAGGAGATCGAGCTTTTCCATTTTGGCGAATCCCTTCTCCATCCTCGCGTGCACGATATGGCCGGGTACGCCTCGGGCAAGGGCCTCAAGACGACCCTTTCCGTGAACGCGCCCGAGCTTACGCCGACCGTCCTGGATAAACTGGTCGAAAACCGGCCGTTCAGGATAATTGTATCTTTCGACGGATACGACGAGGAGAGCTACAGGACAATACGCGGCAAGTCCGCCGACTACGTTAAAGCAACGGAGAACATCGCTAATATCGCAAGGCTACTCAACGGGAATTCCGGGCTCGGTGGCGTTAACATAGCGCTCCGGATAATCCGCCTTAACGCTAATGACAGGCGCATAGAAGAGTTCAGGCGCGAGTGGGAGGATAAGGGCGTGCCCGTGGAAGTGCGCGAGTTCTTCCCCTGGACCGAAAAAGAGCTCGTCCCGCTCGGGGAAGTGAAAAAATACCCGCCTTTCATGCCATGCCCATTCCCCTGGCAATACCTGGTTGTCCAGTGGGACGGCACCGTGGTCCCGTGCTGCCGCGACTATAACTCCGCAAACGTTATGGGGAACGCGGCCGTATCGACTCTCAAGGATATTTGGAATGGCGAAATCTATTCCGGCTTAAGAGAGCAGCACCGCACCGGCGAGTACGGGACGAACTCTTTCTGCAAAGGCTGCATGGACATCTTCTACACCGAGGGATAG
- a CDS encoding peptidylprolyl isomerase, whose amino-acid sequence MPALASADGEGDSKREKRAIIETAYGNIEILLFPDVAPRHVENFVRLAKEGFYDGTLFHEAIPGLKIQGGDPYTKASPGTYTGCCPRKSRYGLTVLPWTVPAEFSKVPHKRGIVSMARFEDDPDSAGSQFFIVLKDSSSLDGKYTVFGEVTSGMEVADRIAALPKDEGYPDLPEERVEMRVRILE is encoded by the coding sequence ATGCCTGCGCTGGCAAGCGCGGACGGGGAAGGGGATTCAAAAAGGGAAAAAAGGGCTATAATCGAGACTGCTTACGGGAATATCGAGATACTGCTCTTTCCAGATGTCGCTCCCAGGCACGTCGAGAATTTCGTCAGGCTCGCGAAAGAGGGCTTCTATGACGGCACGCTCTTTCACGAGGCAATACCGGGCCTCAAAATCCAGGGCGGAGATCCATATACAAAGGCCAGCCCCGGCACTTATACCGGCTGCTGCCCGAGAAAAAGCAGGTACGGCCTGACCGTCCTGCCCTGGACAGTTCCCGCGGAGTTCAGCAAGGTCCCGCATAAAAGGGGCATCGTCTCGATGGCGAGGTTCGAGGACGACCCGGACAGCGCAGGCTCCCAGTTCTTCATAGTGCTCAAGGACTCCAGCTCCCTTGACGGCAAATACACCGTATTCGGCGAGGTCACAAGCGGCATGGAAGTGGCCGACAGGATTGCTGCTCTTCCGAAAGACGAAGGCTACCCTGATCTTCCCGAAGAGAGGGTCGAGATGAGGGTGAGGATATTGGAGTGA
- a CDS encoding AMP-binding protein, translated as MNPTPLDIAAAFENAAAAKPTKPLVVTGNGTLTYGGLLERTDRLSGLLKGAGIKAGDRAIISSRDDIEVAAAFLGLLRNGVAPVLIDPRLPDPEAARLVVAAKAGCAFLDKDIRHRAADTRAVFEVGKKSAKAGFLSRFSKKDASPLPSYLEAALPAQPPPGIDRGSDAYILFTSGTTSRPKGVRISHSALFTHLGTLSRQFGLDEASRILNVLPLNHADGIVQGPLAAFFNSATLYRPLDFSVQNITGLMDSVYRERITHFVAVPTMLSLINRLGQGHEDGFATEDFQLIISTAAYLEQRLWEEFEKRFKVRVANVYGLTETVTGALFCGPGNSDRRVGTIGKPADCEARIMREDGSEAPAGEAGELFLKGDNIMTGYFEDAEATREALSGGWLRTGDIAVKDVDGYYRIAGRKKNVIISGGRNIHPEEVTETLKEHPDVLEAVTFGVEDETWGERVVSCVALAPGSSYGERALVEFCRSRIAEYKVPTSVYILPELPKGPSGKVVIPVAKKMALESLPPAAGTIGNLKSRVRSAAANTFKTSVEEISSSSTPAEIPEWDSLAHLQFVVALEEAFGIRLAPADIIRIQSIGDAERIVGEKLSS; from the coding sequence ATGAACCCGACCCCGCTCGACATAGCGGCCGCATTTGAAAATGCCGCTGCCGCAAAACCCACGAAACCGCTTGTCGTCACTGGCAACGGGACTCTCACCTACGGGGGGCTGCTTGAGCGCACCGACAGGCTTTCGGGCCTTCTCAAAGGCGCGGGAATAAAGGCAGGGGACAGGGCTATAATCTCTAGCAGGGACGATATCGAAGTGGCCGCCGCGTTCCTTGGATTGCTGCGTAACGGTGTCGCTCCGGTGCTCATCGATCCGCGCCTGCCGGACCCGGAGGCCGCAAGGCTCGTGGTTGCCGCAAAGGCCGGGTGCGCCTTTTTGGACAAAGACATAAGGCACAGGGCGGCTGATACAAGAGCGGTATTCGAGGTGGGCAAAAAGTCTGCAAAGGCCGGCTTTCTGAGCAGGTTTTCGAAAAAAGACGCCTCTCCACTTCCGTCGTATCTTGAGGCCGCGCTCCCCGCCCAGCCTCCTCCGGGTATCGACCGGGGCTCGGATGCGTATATTTTGTTCACTTCAGGGACGACCTCGCGGCCAAAAGGCGTCAGGATAAGCCACTCGGCCCTCTTCACGCACCTTGGGACGCTTTCGAGGCAGTTCGGTCTTGACGAGGCCTCCCGAATACTGAACGTACTCCCTCTTAACCATGCCGACGGCATAGTCCAGGGCCCGCTTGCCGCATTCTTCAACTCTGCCACCCTTTACAGGCCGCTTGATTTCAGCGTTCAAAATATAACCGGCCTCATGGATTCGGTATACCGTGAGCGCATAACTCATTTCGTAGCCGTGCCGACGATGCTCTCGCTTATAAACAGGCTCGGGCAGGGACATGAGGATGGCTTCGCCACGGAAGATTTCCAGCTCATAATATCCACGGCCGCTTATCTCGAACAGAGACTATGGGAGGAATTTGAAAAGAGGTTCAAGGTCAGGGTAGCCAATGTGTACGGCCTTACCGAGACGGTCACGGGCGCACTTTTCTGCGGTCCAGGAAACTCTGACCGGCGAGTTGGTACCATCGGCAAACCGGCCGATTGCGAGGCAAGGATCATGAGGGAGGACGGCTCGGAAGCCCCGGCAGGAGAGGCAGGGGAACTGTTCTTGAAAGGCGACAACATCATGACCGGATATTTCGAAGATGCTGAGGCCACGCGTGAGGCATTATCCGGCGGCTGGCTCCGTACCGGAGACATTGCAGTCAAGGACGTGGACGGCTATTACAGGATCGCAGGCAGGAAAAAAAACGTCATCATCTCCGGAGGCCGCAACATACATCCCGAGGAGGTCACCGAGACGTTAAAGGAGCACCCCGACGTGCTTGAAGCCGTGACCTTCGGTGTCGAAGACGAGACATGGGGCGAGCGCGTCGTGTCCTGTGTCGCCCTCGCACCCGGTTCTTCCTACGGAGAAAGGGCTCTTGTTGAGTTCTGTCGATCGAGGATAGCCGAGTACAAGGTGCCGACGAGCGTCTACATACTCCCGGAACTTCCAAAAGGGCCTTCAGGCAAGGTGGTAATACCGGTCGCTAAAAAGATGGCGCTTGAGTCCCTGCCCCCGGCGGCAGGGACCATTGGAAACCTGAAAAGCAGGGTCCGCTCGGCGGCTGCGAATACGTTCAAAACGTCCGTCGAGGAAATATCTTCATCGTCCACGCCGGCCGAAATACCGGAATGGGATTCGCTCGCGCACCTTCAGTTCGTGGTTGCCCTTGAGGAGGCGTTCGGTATACGGCTTGCCCCTGCCGACATCATCAGGATTCAGTCCATAGGCGATGCCGAGAGGATAGTTGGTGAAAAGCTCTCGTCCTGA